From one Cynocephalus volans isolate mCynVol1 chromosome X, mCynVol1.pri, whole genome shotgun sequence genomic stretch:
- the LOC134368018 gene encoding sperm acrosome-associated protein 5-like translates to MPAWGCAVVTLAMLMMAAVDAKIYERCELALKLEKAGLNGYQGYSIGDWLCMAHYESGFDTSFVGHNPDGSSQYGIFQLSSAWWCNNGITPTQNLCHIDCQNLLNHHILDDIFCAKRVVSSQDSMAAWASWTQHCTGHDLSKWLKGCDMHVKTDNSFSNNWDYFSHIC, encoded by the exons ATGCCGGCCTGGGGCTGTGCTGTAGTGACCTTGGCCATGCTGATGATGGCTGCTGTGGATGCCAAGATCTATGAACGCTGCGAGCTGGCACTGAAGCTGGAGAAGGCCGGCCTCAATGGCTACCAGGGCTACAGCATTGGAGACT GGTTGTGCATGGCACACTATGAAAGTGGCTTTGACACGTCCTTCGTTGGCCACAATCCCGATGGCAGCAGTCAATATGGCATTTTCCAGCTGAGCTCCGCTTGGTGGTGTAACAATGGCATCACACCCACCCAGAACCTCTGCCACATAGATTGTCAGA ACCTGCTCAACCACCATATTCTGGATGACATCTTCTGTGCCAAGCGGGTCGTGTCCTCACAGGATAGTATGGCTGCCTG GGCTTCTTGGACCCAGCACTGCACTGGTCATGATTTATCTAAATGGCTCAAAGGGTGTGACATGCATGTGAAAACTG ATAACAGTTTTTCTAACAACTGGGATTATTTTTCCCACATCTGTTAG